From the Bacillus tuaregi genome, one window contains:
- a CDS encoding GerAB/ArcD/ProY family transporter — protein MSRYFYYITFINMVTSMTASMPKILLMERDGGAIVSILVSVPIGLVVCYLIGRFYQNYPGKGLPELMDDYIPKWIKLPFLFIIGVVWFVAGLLSVVMYSFFIKRFLAPNANLTYIVSMILLFIYYGALMKSKKILYILELIFIFTVPFIMLLIFKGFTTDYFEIDYVMVAVMHIQNYPTYDSICAASFIFWGPANLIIFNQVLTKKQEMSWKSVVIIGLFGAGVLLTSYFSPIGLLGFENVGTVINPGITASDTLQFRYGIIERVLFVVLTLFLAITFASMLTHWHVALEVLKNVIYFEKFQWKKHNLTSHLFLVLFWIISLRVVTYLSEYQLVKYTSYFYNLFPALLTVMFLLFWMIRRRAKA, from the coding sequence ATGAGCCGCTATTTTTACTATATAACCTTTATTAATATGGTAACGAGCATGACTGCTTCGATGCCGAAAATACTATTGATGGAAAGAGACGGTGGAGCGATAGTAAGCATACTTGTTTCTGTTCCAATTGGCCTAGTGGTTTGTTATTTAATTGGGCGTTTTTATCAGAATTACCCTGGGAAGGGGTTGCCGGAATTAATGGATGATTATATACCTAAATGGATTAAACTCCCCTTTTTATTCATAATAGGTGTTGTTTGGTTTGTTGCAGGACTCCTTTCCGTTGTGATGTATTCGTTTTTTATTAAACGCTTCTTAGCACCTAATGCGAATTTAACGTATATCGTATCCATGATATTGCTCTTTATTTACTATGGAGCTTTAATGAAGTCAAAAAAAATTCTATATATACTAGAATTGATTTTTATTTTTACCGTTCCCTTTATTATGCTGTTGATTTTTAAAGGCTTTACAACTGATTATTTTGAAATAGATTATGTCATGGTTGCCGTGATGCATATACAGAATTATCCGACCTATGATTCGATTTGTGCCGCTTCGTTTATTTTTTGGGGTCCAGCAAATTTAATCATTTTTAATCAAGTACTGACAAAAAAACAAGAGATGTCTTGGAAATCGGTTGTTATTATTGGTTTATTTGGGGCGGGTGTGCTGCTAACAAGTTATTTTTCGCCAATCGGCCTGCTTGGATTTGAGAATGTCGGAACCGTGATAAATCCTGGCATTACCGCCTCCGATACTCTGCAATTTCGTTATGGGATTATTGAGCGTGTGTTATTCGTGGTGTTAACACTTTTTTTAGCGATTACATTTGCTAGCATGTTAACTCATTGGCATGTTGCGCTAGAGGTATTAAAGAATGTGATTTATTTCGAGAAATTCCAATGGAAAAAACACAATCTTACCTCCCATCTTTTCCTTGTTCTTTTTTGGATCATAAGCCTACGGGTTGTAACTTATTTATCGGAATACCAGCTTGTTAAATATACA